Proteins encoded in a region of the Dreissena polymorpha isolate Duluth1 chromosome 6, UMN_Dpol_1.0, whole genome shotgun sequence genome:
- the LOC127835716 gene encoding uncharacterized protein LOC127835716: MNNNRTGNTRGRGRPKKRQFQQKKEGRPDDVVKMDKYMVAQSTTQESIEISNANTNVNKTTQILTLQNLLTLGPINVLSVTTEFGLQDSVLGPWEYKNDRNCIVKYTIQGSDISHSIRLDNMLTRGIPTTERSSLAFRWYSWIRLKAIANQKKFPINSVLTNEGQFLSLLHEVNLYYTKYSKACRDEGLEPNRGPQSHEDACNLERLHYYGKGTIKYYRKTTFLQLVAKRYGENVKAEYLVDPTTRLISCTDYEEILKDVHSEIIHNYSRHEKLLENFAGPQCNEDRLNNERVNFDVKFTSASSKAKQELKIDSDLPLQKVLDQTEADTSEFYLRKCNLCSKVRWLGKRAAEKFVLGSYVYGNLHKQVQFSCNLLHGISCDEENDIIPLPCSEQSPQLWVAYNSLHESKLPPVAFVLKTISEVSAGVEHVQIMAKYACTSQEFDIIKGKAVYTQSLPSACVKFVQSLTTGRFKSCKEIPTLKKGKLNIMKPREALVCQSWLDHSELSSEDPSAQHTVLNLSGIRDLHATYGAMKMIHCSQCGMCSPGFEADAANCINVPEAGQQIPLSNSFLLQALKQSKVLAGSSVTLDSAFSSARVYNDETVTGVCTNCSKFCKIDDGIVSLLHKKSAAEESSQGTTVDSQQSLDDNISNINPYGPENLMALDVFQDEASYQHAIFMDTLSQAEKLVLSPIHAVIVILRSRTNNIPFSRYGSISFAIKEPVKTKALPWHTFQKLPFVIMVSKQEDGSINEAKINMAKIVHAKELMEREVTCPVYGTKRPFYRYCDKVHTPFTVAAMENLASQLSDTSTAVYPNGLRKINVELIHERASKRLTIQLFSEWINSGFIIGSGIKDAILIENQKATSICLNMEQIANLIWNDLAKFILESQTNDKLNHDENPNETIKITLTDVVLYGVKRKWLNPSTNVSNASQKNIEQVLLPEDELKNLTYLCCEEVELLLRESSNDEGDSGSVAHGGVSILSENPEQILKNGMQNTVLQRISAPDVDRQNPVAEDTQGYLQMAFPDVFLTGDACPHQERPRSIKNKSGSYKFAYLYWVCAQKRAMVNTELQFLVHSMIKREHSKGKAKLALKSDAFETTGIPVKEDLMQNAELRDWTVSNLMMFKSSIPDTAPFWKRSRDDAIAVQRDWEESVPWRKDKMPMSIMLFQTRAPPYNHHPAIHNVCPGTETLSIQSDQEFLEGRRRNVLQYPSIVSFMCALMAELDTTFLSRIRYDGDAYFTRFEWGANANPHAHRLYFSREFSQHMDSLKQNIQNCLQSAKDECFNTGQDLDNPLVQDTIRTRVLDCWDHARKDYIEYMRPFYTNWNAGLLADGKNKTFDFIYERTSAICRLNMASVIDNALTTGDFSTLDTIYVTVVNGTCRHLGHTGINDQPSKTDKCAVVKKKQSTCKETGNKQSTEVITCKRRKPQPMNKVPTIEPDKHNKKIFQLQFECNDKWFNGHDPFEILHVLSNADDKAVVPEFLRKPPVIEVSCCQNKDNRVQDLNLEFFSDTGDSATEYVTKYAFKDAIPTKTSNEVLITAMEKLQDGESINQGAVQKMYNSHAIAGTTSIFQATHLNQNIPHVLSNVNIKSCSVSGLSLLRTDYDKKDGEDYILPPLIKQFDGRHGTTAVFIECGKESPKLKAEIQCNMCLHQFCDLFDVKEIKPNDGGERFLQFKRRSTARNGRLNALKLIPCHGIRMANPRGKQYWHYCRTLCLWKIPCHKTTDFSPIAEDAESLKKAWIDLFNQTFLDGNGLPPWAYKFWKHHHLPRNNNSDSDSSSDEDVEENQQACAVDATDDTNLSKIKSSEYDSASKPIACPGNEQFYQNPVDRLRSAPQQGIDSKPCFSDSDVLANPEGVDFMKSWLGENVIPSTAEIHAHISNLTNTQGVLSSNSFEASSLNDKQKMAHDIVVDYVKIRLNWEKNKQAPPPNPLRLILMGNPGTGKSWTLKCIISSVISLLQSNPDSDAQVSTWTDRIKLAAPTGAASSQMYFKSETLHRLFCIPVHLNEKDLRLEETSATYSRLMLNFDPKKFFLLIVDEFSMLSREMFAFVTERLIQCNIDLDNIGIVLIGDPAQILPIAAEPLWSARSYTHENKKCSSLSINGLIRFRQVFKFPPLQTIPNYDKWQSLTSPKDRLLSDDITACRKDLMLGQFDAVFLTEVKRTDVDPISQCFTGKVLVNMRYGKKCREKEMLFLRKNCATERDMKMDGKWNSAHIIHGYHFHSKNHENRSTVESENAKALLRHHKITGNPIMRIDSIHRPAAKENKLRAMSAKEFEGAPPSWHACRGMRVMLLRNIAPSIGLYNGSLHTLVGPIYNRDSIVASLTSADLKTGELQDCITTKPIDTCGKVQQIPPKSVLLSVDDVPYCKDTVDEFPSGVHMTCKFQGPSNPPEMPDFMVIEASNYSGPNILRLPGCENYVPIPPVESYKQKAGKTKSNIPMIRIALPLEGGDAATSFKGQGANFPLAEVDLDGWFHVPGIFLVAISRVRSPAHLHIRTFPNYMDLKVQRLKENVLDAQAFEEAVKVKSERMYRHKNCGDPFWTTHYNDLADSIIDQAFAKRLSIKKNKEELIRIVQLMFIDTDTNVIMRVLEKLIETQEYLVAEAAPHITHSDPSTIAKRGVAEQGIDDRSLDMRHRLLVYSPCSGCIC; encoded by the exons GAAGGAAGACCAGATGATGTTGTTAAAATGGATAAGTATATGGTTGCTCAGTCTACCACACAGGAAAGTATAGAAATATCCAATgctaatacaaatgtaaataaaacaacacaaattttAACTTTACAAAATTTGCTTACTCTTGGCCCAATTAATGTTTTGTCCGTCACAACTGAGTTTGGTCTACAGGATTCTGTTCTTGGACCCTGGGAGTATAAAAATGATCGTAACTGCATCGTAAAGTATACCATTCAAGGCTCAGACATCAGTCATTCAATTCGCCTTGATAACATGTTAACAAGAGGAATACCAACTACTGAAAGATCATCCCTCGCTTTCCGTTGGTATTCATGGATTCGTTTGAAGGCCATTGCAAAtcaaaaaaaattcccaataaacTCAGTGCTGACGAATGAGGGTCAATTTCTTTCACTTCTACACGAAGTAAATCTTTATTACACTAAATATTCAAAAGCTTGTAGAGATGAAGGCTTAGAGCCAAATCGTGGACCACAATCCCATGAAGATGCTTGCAATTTAGAGCGCCTTCATTATTATGGAAAGGGCACAATAAAGTACTACAGAAAAACAACTTTCTTGCAGCTAGTTGCAAAAAGATATGGAGAAAATGTAAAGGCTGAATATTTGGTAGACCCAACTACACGACTCATAAGTTGCACAGACTATGAGGAAATATTAAAGGACGTTCATTCAGAAATTATCCACAATTATTCAAGACACGAGAAGTTGTTAGAGAACTTTGCTGGGCCTCAATGTAATGAGGATCGTCTTAATAATGAAAGGGTCAACTTTGATGTCAAATTTACATCTGCCTCTTCTAAGGCAAAACAGGAACTTAAGATAGACTCGGACTTGCCTTTACAAAAAGTATTAGACCAAACAGAAGCAGACACGAGCGAATTTTACCTTAGAAAATGCAATCTTTGCAGCAAAGTCCGATGGTTAGGAAAGAGAGCAGCTGAAAAGTTTGTCTTGGGCTCATATGTATATGGTAACCTTCATAAACAAGTACAATTCTCCTGCAATCTGCTTCATGGCATTTCATGTGATGAGGAAAATGACATTATTCCTCTTCCATGTTCTGAACAAAGTCCACAACTATGGGTAGCATACAACAGTCTGCACGAGTCAAAACTTCCACCAGTTGCTTTTGTGTTGAAAACAATAAGCGAAGTTAGTGCAGGTGTTGAACATGTTCAGATAATGGCAAAATATGCATGCACGAGTCAAGAATTTGACATAATCAAAGGCAAGGCAGTATACACTCAGTCTCTGCCTTCGGCATGTGTGAAGTTTGTTCAATCTTTGACTACTGGTCGATTTAAGTCTTGTAAAGAAATACCTACTTTGAAAAAAGGAAAGCTTAATATAATGAAACCACGCGAAGCTCTTGTTTGTCAATCATGGTTAGATCATAGCGAGCTGTCATCTGAAGACCCATCTGCTCAGCACACTGTCTTAAATCTAAGTGGAATTCGTGATCTCCATGCAACATATGGTGCCATGAAGATGATCCATTGCTCTCAATGTGGAATGTGTTCACCTGGCTTTGAAGCAGATGCAGCTAATTGTATAAACGTCCCTGAAGCTGGCCAACAGATTCCACTGTCAAACTCTTTTCTTCTGCAAGCTTTAAAGCAGTCTAAGGTCTTAGCAGGGTCTAGTGTCACTCTCGACTCAGCATTTTCAAGTGCTAGAGTTTATAATGATGAAACAGTAACAGGGGTATGTACAAATTgttcaaaattttgcaaaatagATGATGGAATTGTATCATTGCTGCACAAAAAGTCTGCTGCTGAAGAGAGTTCTCAGGGAACCACTGTTGATAGTCAGCAATCTCTTGatgacaatatttcaaatataaacccTTATGGTCCTGAAAATCTGATGGCACTTGATGTTTTTCAAGATGAGGCCTCATATCAGCATgcaattttcatggacactttatCTCAGGCTGAAAAACTTGTTCTATCACCAATCCATGCTGTAATTGTTATATTGCGTTCTCGCACAAATAATATTCCATTCTCCAGATATGGATCAATATCTTTTGCGATTAAAGAACCTGTCAAAACTAAAGCTCTTCCTTGGCACACTTTTCAAAAGTTGCCATTTGTTATCATGGTCTCTAAGCAAGAAGATGGGAGCATTAAtgaagctaaaattaatatggcAAAGATTGTTCATGCAAAAGAGCTTATGGAGCGTGAAGTGACTTGTCCTGTATATGGTACCAAAAGACCATTTTACAGGTACTGTGATAAGGTTCATACACCTTTTACAGTAGCTGCCATGGAGAATCTAGCAAGTCAGCTATCAGATACAAGCACAGCTGTTTACCCAAATGGTTTGAGAAAAATCAATGTTGAGCTGATCCATGAGCGTGCTTCTAAAAGATTAACTATTCAGCTGTTCTCTGAATGGATAAACTCTGGTTTTATTATCGGAAGTGGCATAAAAGATGCGATTCTAATTGAAAATCAAAAAGCCACATCCATCTGCCTTAACATGGAACAAATTGCAAATCTAATATGGAACGATCTAGCAAAGTTCATACTAGAGAGTCAAACTAATGACAAACTTAACCATGATGAAAATCCAAATGAAACCATAAAAATAACACTCACTGATGTTGTCTTGTACGGTGTTAAGAGGAAATGGCTCAATCCTAgcacaaatgtttcaaatgcatcacaaaaaaacattgaacaggtATTATTACCTGAAGATGAATTGAAAAACCTAACCTACCTATGTTGTGAAGAAGTAGAACTTCTCCTAAGGGAGAGCAGCAATGATGAAGGAGATTCAGGTAGTGTTGCACATGGTGGAGTTTCTATCTTGTCTGAAAACCCAGAGCAAATTCTCAAGAATGGAATGCAAAACACTGTGTTACAAAGGATCTCCGCACCAGATGTGGACCGCCAGAACCCTGTTGCTGAGGATACACAAGGATACCTACAAATGGCTTTCCCGGATGTCTTCCTCACTGGTGATGCATGTCCACACCAAGAACGTCCCCGtagcattaaaaataaatcaggcAGCTACAAATTTGCTTACCTGTATTGGGTATGCGCACAAAAACGAGCGATGGTCAATACTGAGCTTCAATTTCTAGTTCATAGCATGATTAAACGAGAACATAGCAAGGGAAAGGCCAAGCTCGCTCTGAAAAGTGATGCCTTTGAAACAACTGGAATACCtgtaaaagaggatttaatgcaaaATGCAGAGCTTCGTGACTGGACCGTATCAAACCTAATGATGTTCAAGTCATCAATACCGGATACAGCTCCATTCTGGAAAAGGTCAAGGGATGATGCAATAGCTGTTCAACGGGATTGGGAAGAAAGTGTTCCTTGGCGAAAAGACAAAATGCCAATGTCAATTATGCTGTTCCAGACTCGTGCTCCACCGTATAACCATCACCCGGCAATTCACAACGTCTGTCCAGGTACAGAGACCCTCTCCATCCAGAGTGACCAAGAATTTTTGGAAGGTCGGCGAAGAAACGTACTCCAGTATCCAAGCATCGTATCGTTTATGTGCGCATTGATGGCAGAACTGGACACAACGTTTTTATCTAGAATTAGATATGATGGTGATGCCTATTTTACACGGTTTGAATGGGGTGCAAATGCCAATCCACATGCTCATAGGCTGTATTTTAGTCGTGAATTCAGTCAGCACATGGACAGcttgaaacaaaatatacaaaactgcCTTCAGAGTGCCAAAGACGAATGCTTTAATACTGGCCAGGATCTCGACAATCCTCTTGTTCAAGACACTATCCGTACTAGGGTACTAGACTGTTGGGATCATGCTAGGAAGGATTACATTGAATATATGCGACCATTCTACACCAACTGGAATGCAGGTTTACTTGCAGATGGTAAAAATAAGACATTTGATTTCATCTATGAAAGGACCTCCGCCATCTGCAGACTTAACATGGCAAGTGTGATAGACAATGCCCTCACAACCGGTGATTTTTCAACATTGGACACAATATATGTGACTGTTGTCAATGGAACATGTCGCCACTTAGGTCATACAGGAATAAACGATCAGCCTTCAAAGACAGATAAATGTGCAGTGGTTAAGAAAAAGCAATCAACATGCAAGGAAACAGGGAATAAACAGTCCACAGAGGTTATTACCTGTAAAAGGCGAAAACCGCAACCAATGAATAAAGTACCCACCATTGAGCCTGACAAACACAATAAGAAAATTTTTCAACTTCAGTTTGAATGTAACGACAAATGGTTTAATGGTCATGATCCTTTTGAGATTCTGCATGTTCTTAGCAATGCTGATGACAAAGCTGTTGTGCCAGAGTTTCTCAGAAAACCTCCAGTAATAGAGGTCAGTTGTTGCCAAAATAAAGACAATAGGGTGCAGGACTTAAATCTTGAGTTCTTTTCAGATACTGGTGACTCTGCTACAGAGTATGTAACTAAATATGCCTTTAAAGATGCAATTCCCACTAAAACATCTAACGAAGTGCTCATAACTGCAATGGAGAAGTTGCAAGATGGTGAATCAATAAATCAAGGTGCTGTTCAAAAAATGTACAATAGCCATGCCATTGCTGGAACAACATCTATCTTTCAGGCAACTCACCTCAATCAAAATATCCCACATGTTCTTTCAAATGTTAACATCAAAAGTTGCAGTGTATCTGGTTTGTCTCTGCTGAGAACTGACTATGATAAAAAAGATGGCGAAGATTACATTCTCCCACCTCTCATTAAACAATTTGATGGGCGACATGGCACAACAGCTGTTTTCATCGAATGTGGCAAAGAGTCGCCAAAACTGAAGGCAGAGATACAATGCAACATGTGTCTACATCAGTTTTGTGACTTGTTTGATGTTAAAGAAATTAAACCCAATGATGGGGGGGAAAGATTCTTACAATTTAAAAGAAGAAGTACTGCAAGAAATGGCAGATTAAATGCATTAAAGCTGATACCTTGCCATGGTATAAGAATGGCAAATCCCCGTGGAAAACAATATTGGCACTATTGTAGAACACTCTGCCTTTGGAAGATTCCTTGCCACAAAACTACTGACTTCTCACCAATTGCTGAAGATGCAGAATCTTTAAAGAAAGCTTGGATTGATCTATTCAATCAAACATTTCTTGATGGTAATGGACTTCCACCATGGGCATACAAATTTTGGAAACATCACCATCTTCCTCGAAACAACAACTCTGATTCAGATTCATCCTCAGACGAAGATGTCGAAGAAAACCAGCAAGCTTGTGCAGTAGATGCAACTGATGACACTAATCTTAGCAAAATTAAAAGCAGTGAATACGATTCCGCTTCAAAACCGATAGCATGCCCCGGAAatgaacagttttatcaaaaccCCGTTGATCGCTTGCGGTCTGCCCCGCAGCAGGGCATAGATTCCAAGCCATGTTTCAGTGATTCTGACGTTTTAGCCAATCCTGAAGGTGTTGATTTTATGAAGAGCTGGCTAGGAGAAAATGTTATACCTTCTACGGCTGAAATACACGCTCATATTTCAAATCTCACAAACACACAAGGAGTTTTGTCAAGTAATTCATTTGAAGCATCttcattaaatgataaacaaaagaTGGCTCATGACATTGTTGTTGATTATGTTAAAATTagattaaattgggaaaaaaataaacaagcaccTCCCCCAAACCCCTTGCGTCTCATTCTAATGGGCAATCCAGGTACTGGAAAAAGCTGGACACTAAAATGCATTATAAGCAGTGTAATAAGCCTCTTACAATCTAACCCTGATTCAGATGCACAGGTAAGCACTTGGACAGACAGAATCAAACTTGCAGCTCCCACAGGAGCTGCATCAAGTCAGATGTACTTCAAGTCAGAGACTTTGCATAGACTTTTTTGTATACCTGTCCATCTAAATGAAAAAGATTTGCGTCTGGAAGAAACATCTGCCACATATTCCAGACTTATGCTCAATTTTGACCCCAAAAAATTCTTTCTCCTCATTGTTGATGAGTTTTCCATGTTGTCACGAGAGATGTTTGCCTTTGTAACTGAACGACTGATTCAGTGCAACATTGATCTCGACAATATTGGCATTGTTCTTATTGGGGACCCAGCACAGATTCTTCCGATTGCAGCTGAACCTCTCTGGAGCGCTCGTTCGTACacgcatgaaaacaaaaaatgcagtTCCCTTTCTATTAATGGTTTGATAAGGTTTAGACAGGTCTTCAAATTTCCACCGTTACAAACAATACCAAACTATGACAAATGGCAATCCTTAACATCGCCTAAAGATCGTCTTTTATCAGATGATATTACTGCTTGTCGGAAAGATCTGATGCTGGGCCAATTTGATGCTGTGTTTTTGACTGAAGTCAAAAGAACAGATGTTGATCCCATTAGTCAATGTTTCACTGGAAAAGTGCTTGTCAATATGAGGTATGGTAAAAAATGCAGGGAAAAAGAAATGCTATTCCTTAGGAAAAACTGTGCAACAGAACGTGATATGAAGATGGACGGGAAGTGGAACAGTGCACATATCATCCATGGgtatcattttcattcaaaaaaccatgaaAATAGGTCAACTGTTGAGTCTGAAAACGCAAAAGCTCTTCTCAGACATCACAAAATAACAGGAAATCCGATAATGCGAATCGACTCAATACATCGTCCAGCAGCAAAAGAAAACAAGCTGAGAGCAATGTCTGCAAAAGAATTTGAAGGTGCCCCACCCAGCTGGCACGCATGCAGGGGAATGAGAGTCATGCTCTTACGTAACATTGCTCCAAGTATAGGTCTCTACAATGGATCATTACATACTTTGGTGGGACCAATATATAACAGGGACAGCATTGTTGCTTCTTTAACTAGTGCAGATTTGAAAACAGGAGAATTACAGGACTGCATTACTACAAAACCAATCGATACATGTGGAAAAGTACAGCAGATTCCCCCAAAGAGTGTATTGCTTTCTGTTGATGATGTTCCTTATTGTAAGGATACTGTTGATGAGTTTCCTTCAGGCGTACACATGACCTGTAAGTTTCAGGGTCCTAGTAACCCACCAGAAATGCCTGATTTTATGGTAATAGAAGCTTCCAATTACTCGGGCCCAAATATTTTAAGATTACCAGGATGCGAAAATTATGTCCCAATTCCTCCTGTTGAAAGTTACAAACAAAAAGCTGGGAAGACAAAGTCAAACATACCCATGATTAGAATCGCCTTGCCACTCGAAGGAGGAGATGCAGCAACAAGTTTTAAAGGACAAGGAGCTAATTTCCCATTGGCTGAAGTTGATCTGGATGGCTGGTTTCATGTGCCTGGCATATTCCTGGTTGCCATTTCTAGGGTTAGAAGTCCCGCCCATCTTCATATACGTACTTTTCCAAATTACATGGACCTTAAAGTACAAAGGCTTAAGGAAAATGTTCTTGATGCACAAGCATTTGAAGAAGCCGTAAAAGTTAAGTCTGAACGCATGTACCGACATAAAAACTGTGGCGACCCATTTTGGACTACTCATTATAATGATTTGGCAGACAGTATCATAGATCAAGCTTTTGCAAAAAGGTTAAgtatcaaaaagaacaaagaggAATTGATTCGCATCGTGCAACTTATGTTTATAGACaccgatacaaatgttattatgagAGTGCTTGAAAAGTTGATCGAAACCCAAGAATATCTGGTAGCTGAAGCAGCACCACACATAA CCCACTCTGACCCATCAACAATAGCCAAGAGAGGTGTCGCCGAGCAGGGCATAGATGACAGGTCCCTCGACATGCGTCATCGGCTTCTTGTCTATTCGCCCTGCTCTGGCTGCATCTgttga